Proteins from one Aquificaceae bacterium genomic window:
- a CDS encoding ABC transporter ATP-binding protein → MIRARVKKFLHGFDGDFWLDVELEVKGAEFLVILGQSGSGKTTLLRCIAGLETPEEGYIEVDGEVWFDSKRRINLPPQRRNVGFVFQDYALFPNMTVLENVMYGMRKKDKDRAIELLRMAGLEGLKDKKPDKLSGGQKQRVALLRALAKEPKVLLLDEPLSALDPDLRLELQKELRNFQKNASIPALMVSHDKEETLRLADRVIRIHKGKIVEEGEPQRILADAQAILVSKRENHREVILTLKLEGKLVEMRIDKESL, encoded by the coding sequence GTGATAAGAGCAAGGGTAAAAAAGTTCCTGCATGGCTTTGATGGAGATTTTTGGCTTGACGTAGAGCTTGAAGTAAAAGGCGCGGAATTTCTTGTTATTCTTGGACAGTCTGGTAGTGGAAAGACAACCCTTTTGAGATGTATAGCAGGGCTTGAAACACCAGAAGAGGGTTATATAGAAGTAGATGGAGAGGTTTGGTTTGACTCAAAGAGAAGGATAAACCTGCCACCTCAAAGGAGGAACGTGGGTTTTGTCTTTCAGGACTATGCCCTTTTTCCCAATATGACAGTGCTTGAAAATGTTATGTATGGGATGAGAAAAAAGGACAAAGACAGAGCCATAGAACTTCTCAGGATGGCTGGCTTGGAGGGTCTAAAGGACAAAAAACCTGACAAACTCTCGGGAGGGCAAAAACAAAGGGTAGCCCTTTTGAGAGCCCTTGCAAAAGAGCCAAAGGTTTTACTGCTTGATGAACCTCTTTCTGCCCTTGACCCAGACCTAAGGCTTGAACTTCAAAAAGAGCTAAGGAACTTCCAAAAAAATGCGTCAATACCCGCTTTAATGGTTAGCCATGACAAGGAAGAAACCCTAAGACTTGCGGACAGGGTAATAAGAATACACAAAGGAAAGATAGTGGAAGAGGGTGAGCCTCAAAGGATATTAGCGGATGCTCAGGCAATCCTTGTAAGCAAAAGAGAAAACCACAGAGAGGTCATACTTACCCTTAAACTTGAGGGTAAACTTGTGGAGATGAGAATAGACAAGGAAAGCCTTTAA
- the phoU gene encoding phosphate signaling complex protein PhoU yields the protein MKLFQELEETKNLVLKMAGLVKEAVDKAIESLNKQSVELAEEVIKGDDQIDQMEVEIERRCIRMIALYQPEAVDLRLIMGIYKVVSDLERIGDEAENIAERSILLAQEPPLKPYVNLTLMAANVKSMIEDAVLSFFQRDISLAKKVIERDDMVDELYHQVQRELITYMLEDPRNIKRSLHLSFIARHFERMADHAENIAEMTIYWSEGEMVKHQHIKEKEMH from the coding sequence ATGAAACTTTTTCAGGAGCTTGAGGAGACAAAGAACCTTGTTTTAAAGATGGCAGGTCTTGTCAAGGAGGCTGTGGACAAGGCAATAGAGTCTTTAAACAAGCAAAGCGTGGAGCTTGCGGAGGAGGTCATAAAGGGAGATGACCAGATTGACCAGATGGAGGTGGAGATAGAGAGAAGGTGTATAAGGATGATAGCCCTATATCAGCCAGAGGCGGTAGACTTAAGGCTTATAATGGGTATTTATAAGGTAGTCTCTGACCTTGAAAGGATTGGGGACGAGGCGGAAAACATAGCGGAAAGGTCTATACTTTTGGCACAAGAGCCACCATTAAAACCCTATGTAAACCTAACCCTTATGGCTGCAAATGTGAAAAGCATGATAGAGGATGCGGTGCTTTCCTTTTTCCAAAGGGATATAAGCCTTGCCAAAAAGGTCATAGAAAGGGACGATATGGTAGATGAGCTATACCATCAAGTGCAAAGAGAACTTATCACCTACATGCTTGAAGACCCAAGAAACATAAAGAGGTCTTTGCACCTTTCCTTTATAGCGAGGCACTTTGAAAGGATGGCGGACCACGCAGAAAACATAGCGGAGATGACCATATACTGGTCTGAGGGAGAAATGGTAAAACACCAGCACATTAAGGAGAAGGAAATGCATTGA